A DNA window from Candidatus Methylomirabilota bacterium contains the following coding sequences:
- a CDS encoding pyridoxal phosphate-dependent aminotransferase produces ATHVAVTPGVDFGRNAEGYLRFAYANSLERIEEGLARLGRFLAERAR; encoded by the coding sequence GGCGACCCACGTGGCGGTGACGCCGGGCGTGGACTTCGGCCGGAACGCCGAGGGCTATCTTCGCTTCGCTTACGCCAATTCCCTCGAGCGCATCGAGGAAGGGCTGGCGCGCCTCGGGCGCTTCCTCGCGGAGCGGGCGCGATGA